In Labilithrix sp., a genomic segment contains:
- a CDS encoding serine/threonine protein kinase gives MTASSSDPIAPGDIVEGKYRVTKVVGRGGMGIVFSAFHLELEQPVALKVLATGAEKAVIERFVREAKAAALVKGEHVCRVFDVGRLRSSGHPFIVMEYLEGGDLARKVEDGAKPPVSEVVGWIVQACDALSSAHARGIVHRDIKPANLFLHRDESGQELVKVLDFGISKISKPGSRSLTQTSSVMGSPLYMSPEQLASSRDVDLRSDIWSLGVVMYELLTGGEVPFDAETVVQLAISVREQPHRPLSSLRSDVPAGLDRVVDTCLAKKPEDRYASVHDLVAELAPFAPPEVGSIVARLARLAKNPLAVPSSKPRVARSSPDLDPWSGLPSLSALADQIDGTEATQVDTGRTGPRVADTGARKAPSETIRSVGSEPGASLKQTLDPLQTSSTNLGPPAKPKLAIGIAILAVVIVALAALAGVARGGTPTSASAGKLERTRGVDPSPVTVSGARDASTDH, from the coding sequence GTGACCGCCTCCTCCTCGGACCCGATCGCGCCCGGCGACATCGTCGAAGGGAAGTACCGCGTCACGAAGGTCGTCGGCCGCGGCGGGATGGGGATCGTCTTCTCGGCCTTCCACCTCGAGCTCGAGCAGCCGGTCGCGCTCAAGGTGCTCGCCACCGGCGCGGAGAAGGCCGTCATCGAGCGGTTCGTCCGCGAAGCGAAGGCGGCCGCGCTCGTGAAGGGCGAGCACGTCTGCCGGGTCTTCGACGTCGGACGCCTTCGCTCCTCGGGCCACCCCTTCATCGTGATGGAGTACCTCGAGGGCGGGGACCTCGCGCGGAAGGTCGAGGACGGCGCGAAGCCTCCGGTCTCGGAGGTCGTGGGCTGGATCGTGCAGGCGTGCGACGCGCTGTCGAGCGCGCACGCGCGGGGCATCGTTCACCGTGACATCAAGCCGGCGAACCTCTTCCTCCACCGCGACGAGAGCGGGCAAGAGCTCGTCAAGGTCCTCGACTTCGGGATCTCGAAGATCAGCAAGCCGGGCTCTCGCTCGCTGACGCAGACGAGCAGCGTGATGGGCTCGCCGCTCTACATGTCGCCCGAGCAGCTCGCGTCGTCGCGCGACGTGGACCTGCGCTCCGACATCTGGAGCCTCGGCGTCGTCATGTACGAGCTCCTGACGGGCGGCGAGGTCCCGTTCGACGCCGAGACCGTCGTGCAGCTCGCGATCTCGGTGCGCGAGCAGCCGCACCGGCCGCTCTCGAGCCTCCGCTCGGACGTCCCGGCGGGGCTCGACCGCGTGGTCGACACGTGCCTCGCGAAGAAACCCGAAGACCGGTACGCGAGCGTCCACGACCTCGTCGCCGAGCTGGCGCCGTTCGCGCCGCCGGAGGTCGGGTCCATCGTCGCGCGGCTCGCGCGGCTCGCGAAGAACCCGCTCGCCGTCCCGTCTTCGAAGCCGCGGGTCGCCCGCTCCTCGCCGGACCTCGATCCGTGGTCGGGGCTTCCGTCGCTCTCGGCCCTCGCCGACCAGATCGACGGGACCGAAGCCACGCAGGTGGACACCGGACGTACCGGGCCGCGCGTCGCCGACACCGGGGCGAGGAAAGCTCCGAGCGAGACGATCCGCTCGGTCGGGAGCGAGCCGGGGGCTTCGCTGAAGCAGACGCTCGATCCGCTCCAGACCAGTTCGACAAACCTCGGCCCTCCCGCGAAACCGAAGCTCGCGATCGGGATCGCGATCCTCGCGGTCGTGATCGTCGCGCTCGCCGCGCTGGCCGGCGTGGCGAGGGGCGGAACGCCGACGAGCGCGTCGGCCGGCAAGCTGGAGCGTACACGCGGCGTCGATCCGTCGCCCGTCACCGTCTCCGGCGCGCGCGACGCAAGCACCGACCACTGA
- a CDS encoding MBL fold metallo-hydrolase, producing MSVETFPTGPLGCNCSLVIDGASKRAIVVDPGGDFERIAAKLDAAGASVDAIVHTHTHIDHVGATAPLQRKSGARACIHESDRFLYDLLPVQAAMLGIELPETVEMEGSLTDASSLSAGAVEMGVLHTPGHTPGSVTFVVKTPDATHVFSGDTLFRRGIGRTDLWGGDSAQIMRSLKERILALPDDAIVIAGHGPNTTIGEERAANPFLRRA from the coding sequence ATCAGCGTCGAGACGTTTCCGACGGGGCCGCTTGGGTGCAACTGTTCGCTCGTGATCGACGGTGCGTCGAAGCGTGCGATCGTCGTCGATCCTGGTGGTGACTTCGAGCGTATCGCGGCCAAGCTCGACGCCGCCGGTGCCTCCGTCGACGCGATCGTCCATACGCACACGCATATCGATCATGTCGGCGCTACCGCGCCGCTTCAGCGCAAGAGCGGCGCGCGGGCGTGCATCCACGAAAGCGATCGCTTCCTCTACGATCTCCTCCCCGTGCAAGCCGCCATGCTCGGCATCGAGCTGCCCGAGACCGTGGAGATGGAAGGCTCCCTCACCGATGCGTCGAGCTTGAGCGCCGGCGCCGTCGAGATGGGCGTCCTCCATACGCCCGGACATACGCCCGGCAGCGTCACCTTCGTCGTGAAGACGCCCGACGCCACGCACGTCTTCAGCGGCGATACGTTGTTCCGACGCGGCATCGGTCGCACCGATCTCTGGGGCGGTGACTCCGCTCAGATCATGCGCTCGCTGAAGGAGCGCATCCTCGCGCTCCCCGACGACGCGATCGTGATCGCCGGGCACGGGCCCAACACCACGATCGGCGAAGAGCGCGCGGCGAACCCGTTCCTCCGCCGCGCTTAG
- a CDS encoding DUF4065 domain-containing protein, with protein sequence MTSFSLPTSTDHAALTLADWICATAPSQPDLLTHLKLQKLAFYCYGALLAFGLERELGTIEFQAWKHGPVSPAMYRKFQPCGREPILFQVHKPSLDVQVEAVASDVVNVYGRLTAWQLREESHLENPWTSAYDDTSRNVIPAEQMREHFHAKFCLGVVQFPERLFGGSSLRLDRIPVPTFRSLREMSIAATRILGPA encoded by the coding sequence GTGACCTCGTTCAGTCTACCCACCAGTACTGATCATGCCGCGCTCACCCTCGCGGACTGGATCTGTGCAACTGCACCGAGCCAGCCTGATCTGCTCACCCATCTCAAGCTCCAAAAGCTTGCGTTCTACTGCTACGGAGCGTTGCTCGCGTTCGGTTTGGAGCGGGAGCTCGGAACGATCGAGTTCCAAGCGTGGAAGCATGGCCCGGTGTCGCCTGCGATGTATCGCAAGTTTCAACCGTGCGGCCGCGAACCCATTCTCTTCCAGGTGCACAAGCCATCACTCGATGTGCAGGTGGAAGCGGTAGCAAGTGACGTCGTGAACGTCTATGGACGGCTCACCGCCTGGCAGCTGCGTGAGGAGTCACATCTCGAGAATCCTTGGACATCGGCGTACGATGACACGTCCCGCAATGTGATTCCTGCGGAGCAGATGCGTGAGCACTTTCACGCGAAATTCTGCTTGGGCGTGGTGCAGTTTCCAGAACGACTCTTTGGCGGGTCCAGTCTGCGTCTGGATCGGATTCCGGTACCTACGTTCCGCTCCCTGCGAGAGATGTCGATCGCAGCGACACGCATTCTTGGCCCGGCCTAA
- a CDS encoding sigma 54-interacting transcriptional regulator, translating to MIDRAMVVGASADADLVIEDAAVSGFHAELDPRDDGLWIRDLGSLNGTFVGGVRVRETSVSSQASITIGGTVLQVDYEQGPSLPIELWRTDTFHSLVGQSPIMRELFAYLARVSPSDASVLIRGETGTGKELVARSIHESSLRSQGPFVVVDCAALPENLLDAELFGHAKGAFTGANTVREGAIESANGGTVFLDEIGEVPLAMQPKLLRVLEQHTVRRLGESHHRKVDVRFVSATHRDLLAMVAQGRFREDLYFRLAVLPVVVPALRQRREDIELLVRYFAGGAELSPAFVEELSKMPWRGNVRELRNAVERARALGEAKVGAQLRPSFGAETPTSVGRRRAPTQRPPAFGDMPRPSSMRSTSALHETTKKRETGPQDAPPAAAAPAAAAAAVPAPAPVPVAVAGAGALASAMPLPGSAPPEGAAPSHAPPLTSVVQGLSGVPTGVPFEGDFRAFREKWIELGEREYLKNMMAKHRDRVPAVSEEAGVNRTYIYRLIRKYGLQS from the coding sequence GTGATCGATCGGGCGATGGTCGTCGGGGCGTCGGCGGACGCCGATCTGGTGATCGAGGACGCGGCGGTGTCGGGCTTTCACGCGGAGCTCGATCCCCGCGACGACGGGCTGTGGATCCGCGACCTCGGGAGCCTCAACGGGACGTTCGTGGGCGGCGTGCGCGTGCGCGAGACCAGCGTGTCGTCGCAAGCGAGCATCACGATCGGCGGAACGGTGCTTCAGGTCGACTACGAGCAGGGACCGTCGCTGCCGATCGAGCTCTGGCGAACCGACACGTTCCATTCGCTCGTCGGGCAGAGCCCGATCATGCGCGAGCTGTTCGCGTACCTCGCGCGCGTCTCTCCTTCGGACGCGTCCGTCCTCATCCGCGGCGAGACCGGGACCGGCAAGGAGCTCGTCGCGCGATCGATCCACGAGAGCTCGCTCCGGTCGCAGGGTCCCTTCGTCGTCGTCGACTGCGCGGCGTTGCCCGAGAACTTGCTCGACGCCGAGCTGTTCGGGCACGCGAAGGGAGCGTTCACCGGCGCCAACACCGTGCGCGAGGGCGCGATCGAGAGCGCGAACGGCGGCACGGTGTTCCTCGACGAGATCGGCGAGGTCCCGCTCGCGATGCAGCCGAAGCTGCTCCGCGTGCTCGAGCAGCACACGGTTCGCCGGCTCGGGGAGAGCCATCACCGCAAGGTGGACGTGCGGTTCGTCAGCGCGACGCACCGCGATCTCCTCGCGATGGTCGCGCAGGGCCGCTTCCGCGAGGACCTCTACTTCCGCCTCGCCGTGCTCCCGGTCGTGGTGCCGGCGTTGCGCCAGCGTCGCGAGGACATCGAGCTCCTCGTTCGCTACTTCGCGGGAGGCGCGGAGCTCAGCCCCGCCTTCGTCGAAGAGCTGTCGAAGATGCCGTGGCGCGGCAACGTCCGAGAGCTGCGGAACGCGGTCGAGAGGGCGCGTGCGCTCGGCGAGGCGAAGGTCGGCGCGCAGCTTCGGCCGTCGTTCGGCGCGGAGACTCCCACGAGCGTGGGCCGTCGCCGCGCTCCGACCCAACGGCCGCCGGCGTTCGGCGACATGCCTCGGCCGTCCAGCATGCGGAGCACGAGCGCGCTCCACGAGACGACGAAGAAGCGCGAGACCGGCCCGCAGGACGCACCGCCCGCCGCCGCCGCGCCTGCAGCCGCCGCCGCCGCCGTGCCGGCTCCCGCGCCCGTGCCGGTCGCGGTCGCGGGCGCGGGCGCGTTGGCTTCGGCGATGCCGCTCCCGGGCTCTGCGCCTCCGGAGGGGGCTGCGCCGAGCCACGCGCCACCGCTCACCTCCGTGGTTCAGGGGCTCTCCGGTGTCCCTACGGGCGTTCCGTTCGAGGGGGACTTCCGCGCCTTCCGAGAGAAGTGGATCGAGCTCGGCGAGCGCGAGTACCTGAAGAACATGATGGCCAAGCATCGCGATCGTGTCCCCGCGGTCTCCGAGGAGGCGGGCGTCAACCGTACCTACATCTACCGCCTGATCCGGAAGTACGGGCTCCAGAGCTAG
- a CDS encoding GMC family oxidoreductase — protein sequence MLLDARTLAANSVLRADICIIGAGAAGITLALELEGAGLSVCVLESGGLVVTEPNKDLTRGRVLGIETWQPDETRARVLGGTTALWSGWCRPLMREDFEPRPYIPDSGWPFGYDDLLPYYARAHQTVEIGEMEYDPEVLARTADRPLLPLEPSGLETRVYRFSPPTRFGERYRSRLDGAADVRVYLNANLRKLRLARRGAPISHLECATLDGGRFTVEAGRYVLALGGIENARLLLCSNDEQPEGIANGSGRVGEFLEHPHLYGSGSILWKDAPNLDFYGGLPVRSTVNGVPRDVRVIGAIGIKAPVRASEGLPNLSATLATVPLDTPSGVIGLDTAAALLGRKGVLGAAQMTYRCEQTIAPDSRVMLGADLDALGMPRVELHWNLSEENRSAIRRSLGVFARELGRLGLGRLWDVHLTDAPLVPAGGAHHMGTARMSRDPAKGVVDENGRAHEVENLYVAGGAVFPSGGDSNPTLTIVALAHRLADHLKGAKA from the coding sequence ATGCTGCTCGACGCTCGCACGCTCGCGGCAAATTCGGTCCTTCGTGCGGACATCTGCATCATCGGCGCGGGCGCGGCCGGCATCACGCTCGCGCTCGAGCTCGAAGGAGCGGGGCTGTCGGTGTGCGTGCTCGAGAGCGGCGGCCTCGTGGTCACGGAGCCCAACAAGGACCTCACGCGCGGACGCGTGCTCGGGATCGAGACATGGCAACCCGACGAGACGCGCGCGCGTGTCCTCGGGGGTACGACCGCGCTGTGGAGCGGCTGGTGCCGGCCGCTCATGCGCGAAGACTTCGAGCCTCGCCCCTACATCCCCGACAGCGGCTGGCCCTTCGGCTACGACGACCTCCTCCCCTACTACGCGCGCGCGCACCAGACCGTCGAGATCGGCGAGATGGAGTACGACCCGGAGGTGCTGGCCCGCACCGCCGACAGACCGCTGCTCCCGCTCGAGCCGAGCGGGCTCGAGACGCGCGTCTATCGCTTCAGCCCGCCGACGCGGTTCGGCGAGCGCTATCGCTCCCGGCTCGACGGCGCCGCGGACGTCCGCGTCTACTTGAACGCCAACCTGCGGAAGCTCCGGCTCGCCCGCCGCGGCGCTCCGATCTCGCACCTCGAGTGCGCGACGCTCGACGGCGGACGCTTCACTGTGGAGGCCGGGCGCTACGTCCTCGCCCTCGGCGGGATCGAGAACGCGCGCTTGCTCCTCTGCTCGAACGACGAGCAGCCGGAGGGGATCGCGAACGGCAGCGGGCGGGTCGGAGAGTTCCTCGAGCACCCGCACCTCTACGGGAGCGGCTCGATCCTGTGGAAGGACGCGCCGAACCTCGACTTCTACGGAGGGCTGCCGGTCCGCTCGACCGTCAACGGCGTCCCGCGCGACGTGCGGGTCATCGGCGCGATCGGGATCAAGGCGCCCGTCCGCGCGAGTGAGGGTCTGCCGAACCTCAGCGCGACGCTCGCGACCGTCCCGCTCGACACGCCCTCCGGCGTCATCGGCCTCGACACCGCGGCGGCGCTCTTGGGTCGGAAGGGAGTGCTCGGCGCGGCGCAGATGACGTATCGCTGCGAGCAGACGATCGCCCCCGACAGCCGGGTCATGCTCGGCGCCGACCTCGACGCGCTCGGAATGCCGCGCGTCGAGCTGCACTGGAACCTCTCCGAAGAGAATCGATCGGCGATCCGTCGTTCGCTCGGCGTCTTCGCGCGTGAGCTCGGGCGCCTCGGGCTCGGCCGGCTCTGGGACGTCCACCTGACCGACGCCCCGCTCGTTCCCGCCGGAGGCGCGCACCACATGGGCACCGCGCGCATGAGCCGCGATCCGGCGAAGGGCGTCGTCGACGAGAACGGACGCGCGCACGAGGTCGAGAACCTCTACGTCGCCGGCGGCGCGGTCTTCCCGAGCGGAGGAGACTCGAACCCCACCCTCACGATCGTGGCGCTCGCTCACCGCCTCGCCGATCACCTGAAGGGAGCGAAGGCATGA
- a CDS encoding LysR family transcriptional regulator, translating into MKRTTYRWDDLKVLLELLRSGSLSGAGQALGVNASTIGRRLEALEAALGVQLFERTADGVVATAAADALRDAAEAVERSVVNVDNVLDALEAAPEGTVRISAPPAICTHFIAPAVARLRRRFPRLQVQLDASAELADLTLREADVAVRLVRPTSGDLFAMKLGDSPTVVFVATDARVPEPLADPNDVDWITWTTHDLPDARWVKESVKEERVAVRASSLEAQMAAARGGAGALLLSRAFRGVPGLRELRLAPALEQRLAARPDPALWLVTHRALRRVPRVEAAWELLLEEGRRFA; encoded by the coding sequence GTGAAGCGAACGACGTATCGCTGGGACGACCTGAAGGTGCTCCTCGAGCTGCTGCGGTCGGGGAGCCTCTCCGGCGCGGGGCAAGCGCTCGGCGTGAACGCCTCCACGATCGGACGTCGCCTCGAGGCGCTCGAGGCCGCGCTCGGCGTGCAGCTCTTCGAGCGCACCGCCGACGGCGTCGTCGCGACCGCCGCCGCCGACGCGCTGCGCGACGCGGCGGAGGCGGTGGAGCGGAGCGTCGTGAACGTCGACAACGTCCTCGACGCGCTGGAGGCGGCCCCGGAGGGGACGGTGCGCATCAGCGCGCCACCTGCGATCTGCACGCATTTCATCGCCCCTGCGGTCGCGCGCTTGCGCCGGCGCTTCCCGCGGCTGCAGGTGCAGCTCGACGCGTCGGCGGAGCTCGCCGACCTCACGCTGCGTGAGGCCGACGTCGCGGTGCGCCTCGTCCGCCCGACGAGCGGCGATCTGTTCGCGATGAAGCTCGGCGACAGCCCCACCGTCGTCTTCGTCGCGACGGACGCGCGCGTGCCGGAGCCGCTCGCCGATCCGAACGACGTCGACTGGATCACGTGGACGACGCACGACCTCCCCGACGCGCGCTGGGTGAAGGAGTCGGTGAAGGAAGAGCGCGTCGCCGTGCGCGCGAGCTCGCTCGAGGCGCAGATGGCCGCCGCCCGCGGCGGAGCAGGAGCGCTCCTCCTCTCGCGCGCGTTCCGCGGCGTCCCCGGGCTCCGCGAGCTTCGGCTCGCCCCGGCGCTCGAGCAGCGCCTCGCCGCCCGACCCGATCCGGCGCTCTGGCTCGTGACCCACCGCGCCCTCCGCCGGGTCCCGCGCGTCGAGGCCGCGTGGGAGCTCCTGCTCGAAGAAGGCCGCCGTTTCGCTTAG
- a CDS encoding Fic family protein — MAAQGRHEREGVRAELIPAGIGTAFRLATCPNDGWTFATRAAAFLASFFRVHPFVDGNGRVGRLFVKKICRKERMGIRSWTLTTNDRRQYIRALELAHEAHDKGQETKLSVVELQRWIEVRAYPLVDDSELNAADDDTLV; from the coding sequence ATGGCGGCTCAGGGGCGCCACGAACGCGAAGGTGTACGCGCTGAGCTCATCCCTGCAGGGATCGGCACAGCCTTCCGCTTGGCGACATGTCCGAACGACGGTTGGACATTCGCGACGCGTGCAGCGGCGTTCCTCGCGAGCTTCTTTCGCGTCCACCCGTTTGTCGACGGCAACGGGCGCGTCGGCAGGTTGTTCGTCAAGAAGATCTGCCGCAAGGAGCGAATGGGCATCCGGAGTTGGACGCTGACGACCAACGACCGACGGCAGTACATTCGAGCACTCGAGCTCGCACACGAGGCACACGACAAAGGACAAGAGACGAAGCTGAGCGTCGTCGAGTTGCAGCGGTGGATCGAAGTGCGCGCCTACCCTCTTGTCGACGATTCAGAATTGAACGCTGCAGATGACGACACGCTCGTCTAA
- a CDS encoding serine/threonine protein kinase, whose amino-acid sequence MAAVAPDPTNAIEAGLITPIAELGRGGMATAYLVSMQQPSGSDKLMVVKRLRRALSEEADFVRMFLQEARLSARLNHPNIVKTTEVGVDSSLPFIVMEYLDGQAFEAVSKRFWSRPATVSDGANGEPDLFLRVSIHVLQRVLLALHHAHELKDVDGSPLNVVHRDVSPHNVMVTYDGTVKLLDFGIAKAADSSAETRTGMIKGKCAYMAAEQFGGKNVDRRADVFAVGVMLWQALAGRPLWKGLSDSDIFRRVSVGDIPLPSSINPRVLPDIEVICMKALALSATNRYATAEEFHAALEDWLRDNLDYEMTTAELGAVVSELFATERQKIQTFVADRREAIRAQPKMPESSSKIALLPSDTGPNSTGTGSNTGPGNTGPLIARSSTADPLPVTQPKSKALLFSLAGLAAAVVVAGIVFARPQAPVATTPTPSTAPTSDPTPAATTCVLTLRAQPANAKLYFDDAPLDSNPGSITVQRGPITHRVRVEAEGFQPKSSLVSVDEPEVTVDVTLDPSPAALSSATVPATAPAPAPDVRKPVGGRPSARPSAAPSQAPAPAPSPVPAPKPPPSGKLLDESDPWKK is encoded by the coding sequence ATGGCGGCTGTGGCACCCGATCCGACAAACGCCATCGAGGCGGGTCTCATCACCCCCATCGCCGAGCTCGGTCGCGGCGGCATGGCGACGGCGTACCTCGTCTCGATGCAGCAGCCGAGCGGCTCCGACAAGCTGATGGTCGTGAAGCGGCTCCGTCGCGCGCTCTCGGAGGAGGCCGACTTCGTGAGGATGTTCCTCCAGGAGGCGCGGCTCTCGGCGAGGCTCAATCACCCGAACATCGTGAAGACGACCGAGGTCGGCGTCGACTCGAGTCTCCCGTTCATCGTGATGGAGTACCTCGACGGCCAGGCGTTCGAGGCCGTCTCGAAGCGGTTCTGGAGCCGGCCGGCGACGGTCTCGGACGGCGCGAACGGCGAGCCCGATCTCTTCCTCCGCGTCTCCATTCACGTCCTCCAGCGCGTGCTGCTCGCCCTGCATCACGCGCACGAGCTGAAGGACGTCGACGGCTCACCGCTCAACGTCGTTCACCGAGACGTGTCCCCGCACAACGTCATGGTCACGTACGACGGTACGGTGAAGCTCCTCGACTTCGGCATCGCGAAGGCGGCGGACTCCTCGGCCGAGACGCGCACGGGGATGATCAAAGGCAAGTGCGCCTACATGGCGGCGGAGCAGTTCGGCGGCAAGAACGTCGACCGCCGCGCCGACGTCTTCGCGGTGGGCGTGATGCTCTGGCAGGCGCTGGCGGGCCGCCCCTTGTGGAAGGGGCTCTCGGACAGCGACATCTTCCGTCGCGTCTCCGTGGGCGACATCCCGCTCCCATCGTCGATCAACCCGAGGGTCCTACCGGACATCGAGGTGATCTGCATGAAGGCGCTCGCGCTCTCGGCCACGAACCGCTACGCGACGGCGGAGGAGTTCCACGCGGCGCTCGAGGACTGGCTCCGCGACAACCTCGACTACGAGATGACGACCGCGGAGCTCGGCGCCGTCGTCTCGGAGCTCTTCGCCACCGAGCGGCAGAAGATCCAGACCTTCGTTGCAGACCGGCGCGAGGCGATCCGCGCCCAGCCGAAGATGCCGGAGAGCTCCTCCAAGATCGCCCTCTTGCCCTCGGACACGGGCCCGAACAGCACGGGGACGGGTTCGAACACCGGCCCGGGGAACACCGGCCCACTCATCGCAAGGTCCTCGACGGCGGACCCGCTCCCGGTCACGCAGCCGAAGTCGAAGGCGCTGCTCTTCTCCTTGGCCGGCCTCGCCGCCGCCGTTGTCGTGGCGGGCATCGTGTTCGCGCGCCCGCAGGCACCGGTCGCGACGACCCCGACGCCTTCCACGGCTCCAACGTCGGACCCGACGCCCGCCGCGACGACGTGCGTGCTCACGCTCCGCGCCCAGCCGGCGAACGCGAAGCTGTACTTCGACGACGCGCCGCTCGACTCGAACCCCGGCTCGATCACGGTGCAGCGTGGCCCGATCACGCATCGGGTACGCGTCGAGGCGGAGGGCTTCCAGCCGAAGAGCTCCCTCGTCTCGGTGGACGAGCCCGAAGTGACCGTCGACGTCACGCTCGACCCGAGCCCCGCCGCCCTCTCCTCGGCCACGGTCCCCGCCACCGCGCCCGCCCCAGCGCCCGACGTACGCAAGCCCGTCGGCGGCCGCCCTTCCGCGCGCCCCTCGGCCGCGCCCTCGCAGGCGCCAGCTCCTGCGCCGTCCCCCGTCCCGGCGCCGAAGCCGCCGCCGTCGGGCAAGCTCCTCGACGAGAGCGACCCCTGGAAGAAGTAG
- a CDS encoding MBL fold metallo-hydrolase codes for MSKIALLALLSALAATACVEESSAPVEAEAPVEAPVATPVEAPMPVVSLCWVETAHTNVLGSATASGIVVRHAKGTVLVDAGASTSYDAEIEPYSGKDRAFYEAIPAMMKPRAPLPAVLAGMGIRADEITSFLPTHVHVDHVGGMMDMPDVPVLLTPPEAELVRRGLDETLFEIVPAHARRLAPLVKEIELTDQPHEGFARSFDPFGDGTIVVVPLPGHTPGSVGVFLDLHDGHPIFHVGDTVSTLAQLEAGEPKGFLMADTDSDPDATLERVGDLRALAARAPNVRILPAHDRRAWQAIFGSPGSCIEAR; via the coding sequence ATGTCGAAGATCGCTCTCCTCGCCCTTCTCTCCGCTCTCGCCGCCACCGCATGCGTGGAGGAGTCGAGCGCGCCGGTCGAAGCCGAAGCGCCGGTCGAAGCGCCGGTCGCGACGCCGGTCGAAGCGCCGATGCCGGTCGTCTCGCTCTGCTGGGTGGAGACGGCGCACACGAACGTGCTCGGCTCCGCGACGGCGTCGGGCATCGTGGTGCGGCACGCGAAGGGGACCGTGCTCGTCGACGCTGGCGCGAGCACGAGCTACGACGCGGAGATCGAGCCGTACTCCGGCAAGGACCGCGCGTTCTACGAGGCGATCCCCGCGATGATGAAGCCGCGCGCGCCGCTGCCGGCGGTGCTCGCCGGCATGGGCATCCGCGCCGACGAGATCACGTCGTTCCTCCCCACGCACGTTCACGTCGATCACGTCGGCGGGATGATGGACATGCCGGACGTTCCGGTGCTCCTCACGCCGCCGGAGGCCGAGCTCGTCCGGCGCGGCCTCGACGAGACGCTCTTCGAGATCGTCCCCGCCCACGCCCGCCGCCTCGCCCCGCTCGTGAAGGAGATCGAGCTCACGGACCAGCCGCACGAAGGCTTCGCGAGGAGCTTCGACCCGTTCGGCGACGGCACGATCGTCGTGGTGCCGCTCCCGGGCCACACGCCCGGCAGCGTCGGCGTCTTCCTCGATCTCCACGACGGCCATCCCATCTTCCACGTCGGCGACACGGTGAGCACGCTCGCGCAGCTCGAAGCAGGCGAGCCGAAGGGCTTCCTGATGGCGGACACCGACTCCGATCCCGACGCCACGCTCGAGCGCGTCGGCGACCTCCGCGCCCTCGCCGCGCGCGCTCCGAACGTCCGCATCCTCCCCGCGCACGATCGCCGCGCGTGGCAGGCCATCTTCGGCAGCCCCGGCAGCTGCATCGAGGCGCGCTGA